CTTCACCCCGTTTCGGGAGATGACCTCCAGCGCCTCTACCTGGCTGAGCTCGTGGATCAGCGACTCGGTGAGGCCACTGGCCAGGTAGCGCAGCTCCTCTCCCGGCGAATGGTCGTCGAAGTAGAGAACGGCGATGCGGCGCGGATCGGACGAGTCGTCGGCGGCGAGCGCCTGCGCCGGCTCCGAACGCCGCGTCAGCAGTGCCAGCAGCAGCCCCGCCGCCAGCCCCAGCACCCCCGCAAGCCGCGGCAGCGCCCGGCGTGCGGGTGGCCGAACCGGCGGCGGCGGCGCGGCATCGCCGTCCATCGAAGGAGCGATCACCGGAGGGGTGCGATCGATCGTCGAGATCGGCGCATCCGTGTCGATGACCCCCGCTTCGTTGCCCGGCGTGGGCACGGGCCGATCTGCATCCTCCGCCGCATCCGCGGGAACCGTTACATCCACCGTTGCGTCCGTGGTCCCCGCTGACGCCAGGGCCGGGGCGCCGGTGGGTCCCCCGATCGACCACAAAGGCGGCGGATCGGACGGCGCGGTTTCCGTCGCCGCCGCCGCGCCCACGGTAAAGCGGGGCGGGGGAGGCGGCGCGGGGGTGCGTACCGGGTCCGTGCGCAGGCGCTCCACTAGCGCTTCCATCTCGGCGTCGTCGTCCACGCCCAGCTCTTCGCGCATCAGCGCGGCGTGCGTGGAGGCGTAGCGCAGGGCCGCCGCGCGCTCGCCGGCCGCGTCCAGCGCGCGCACCAGCCGCAGTGCCACCCGCGAGCTGTACGGGTCGTGCACCGCCAGCGCACGCCACCAGTCCACGGCCCGCAGCGCGCTTCCCTCGGCCTCGGCGGCATCGGCCAGCTGCTCCAGTGCACGGGCATACGCGCGCGCCAGCCGGTCGCGCTCGCCATCCACCCACCGCTCGAACTCGGGGGCATCGGCCACGTAGAAGCCGTCCAGCAGCGGGCCCGCGTACACCCGCACCGCCCCCTCCAGGTTTCCCGCCTCCAGCGCCGACTCGAACTCGCCCACGTCGCTGGCCACCATGGCGGGGTCCAGCCGCACCTCGTCGCCCGACGAAGACAGCCCCTCGCCCACCTCCTTGCGCAGCACGTACAGCGACTCCGACAGGCTGTGCCGCGCGCTCTCGGCGGTGTTCTCCGGCCACAGCAGGCCAATCAGCCGCTCGCGGCCCACGGCGCGGCCCCGCGCCAGGGCCAGGATGGCGAGGAGGGCAATGCGCCGCTTGTGCGCCGCGCGCCCGGTGACCGGACCCTCGCGGCCCCTAAGTACGGGGCTGCCAAGGAGTTGAAGCGTGAACTCGGGAGCGGGGGGCGAAATCAACGCGCGGAATGAAAGAACGGGGGACAGCGGGTTGAAGCGGGCAGGTCAAATTGGCCGCGTGTTCCGTGACGCACAAGGCGCCGGACTCACCGGGATCGCGATTCCCGCATCCCACACCCACGCTTTACAAGGAGCATCGACCCATGACCAAGCTGTCCGCCATTCGCCTGGATGCGCCCGAGCTGCAGCTGGAGGTGGCCACCTACCAGACCGACGTGCTGGAGGTGTGCGCGTACGCCAACGCGCTGTACCACGTTGCCCTGCCCAGCGACCGCACCTACGACTGGTACGCCGAATATGCCGAGAAGCTGCGCGGGGTCCGCAGTGATATCGGGGCCTGGGAGCTCATCTACCAGCGGCTGTTCGACGTTCCGCGGCAGATCATGAGCACCTCCGCCGCCATGAAGGACGAGCTGAACGCCGCCTTCGCCGACGCGCGGGCGCTCAAGCAGAACCCCGGCGACGCGCTGCGCCTGGCGGTGTTCCGCAACCGCCTCGGCACCATGGAGATGGTGGCCACGGGTTTCGCGGGCAACTCACAGCAGCTGGCGTCCGACCTGGACGGCTACACGCTGCGCCTGAAGGGGCACGTGGTGGTGTTCCACGACATCGTGAAGCGGGCCGAGGGCACCATCGCCACCAAGCAGGTGGACATCAAGGCGCTCAACCAGGCGATCACGGCACTGCGTGAGCGGGTGCGCGTGCTGGGGCTGTCGGTGGCGGCGCTCTCGGTGGCCACGGCGGGCGGCGTGGTGATCGGCATCGTGGGCCTGGCGCTGGCCCCGTTCACCGGCGGGGGCAGCCTGGTGCTGCTGGTTCCCGCCGCCGCCGTCATCGCAGCCGGCTCCGTGGGCATCGGGCTGACCGCGCACGAGCTGAAGCAGGCCAACGCCGAAATCGCGGCCAAGAGCGCGCGGATGACGGACGACGCGCAGGCGGTCGTCCAGCTTCAGCAGGTGACCAAGACCTTTCAGGAGTTCGTGGAGCGCAACGAGCGGGTGCAGGCGTCGCTGGAGCGCATGGAGGCGCGCTGGGTGGCGCTGGGCGAGGTGCTGCACACCATGATCGTGGACCTGGAGGACGCCCGGCCCGAGGCCCAGGCCGACTGGGACGAGATCATCGACGACCTGGAGCGCGCCCGGGGCGACTGGCAGTCCGTGGACGCGCTGGCGCAGGACCTCACCCTGGTCGAGGTCACCAAGGTCACCAACCCCGCCAGCCTGACGATCGGGATGACGGAGGAGCAGGTCGCCGCCGTCGCCAAGAGTGAGGGACGGCCGTTCGGCGGCGTGTACATGGCGCGCGCCTGATCCACGTTTCCTCGTCGCACACACATCCGACCACCACACACGCAGAGGAGCGCAATCGTGGCCAACCTTCGCAACTTCATCTGGAGCGGCTCGCAGGATGGCATGCCGCTGGACATCTACCTGAACCGCACGCCGCAGATCGGGACGGGCGTGCTCCAGGTGGCGCAGCCGCTGCACCTGGTGCTGCAGGGCGACGCCACCGTGCTAGGGAACAGGGTCGCCGGCACGGTCGACATCCAAATGCCCGACGCGTCCGACCACGGCACCTGCACCGTGGTCCTGAACGGCACCCGGCATGACGGCTGCGCCTACCACACCGACGGGAGCTACCTCAAGATCCAGGTAGCGGGCCGGGAACTGAGCCTGACCGCCAACGACAAGCAGTGGACGTGGCTGGGGGTCAGCGGGGTGCCGGCGTGGATCGGCTTCTGGCCGGGCTCGGAGGCAATGGCGGCCGGCGAGGCGGCGCGCGAGTTGGACGCGCCGCCGGGCTGACCGCGGCCGGCGCAGACCCGGCGCCGGTGCCCGCGCCGCCGTTTCGGCGGCGCGGGCTCGTCCGCGTTGCGCCGGGTGCGCGGCGCGTGCAACTTCTCCCCGATCCGAGCCGGCACTCCCACCCACGCACGAGAACCATGCGCCGTCTCCTCCCCACCCTTGCCGCGCTGACGCTCGCGACGCTCGCACAGCCCGCCTCCGCGCAGACCGCGGCCCAGCGGCTGGAGCAGCTGTTCGCCGACGAATGGGAGTTCCGCCTGCGCGAGAACCCCACCTTCGCCACCGGCCTGGGCGACACGCGCTTCAACGACCGCCTGGACCCCGCCTCCCTGGCCGACGTGCAGCGGCAGACGGAGGAGAACCGCCGGTTCCTTGCGCGCCTGCGCGCCATCCCGCGCGACTCGCTGGACCCCGGCGCCCGCATCGACTACGACATCTTCGCCCGCCAGAAGGAAGAGACCATCCAGGAGGTGGAGCTGGGGCTTCACCTGGTCCCCATCACCAACCGCGAGGGGTTCCACACCTGGTTCCCGGAACTGGGCGAAAACGTACCGCTCGCCACCGTCCGCGACTACGAGAACTACATCGCCCGGCTGCGCGCCTTTCGCCCGTGGGTGGCCGACCACGTGAACCTGATGCGCGAAGGCATCCGGCGCGGGATGGTGCTTCCCTCCGTCTCGCTGCAGGGGATCGAGGGAACCATCCAGCCCCACGTCGTAGACGACCCCACGAAGAGCCTGCTCTGGGCCCCCTTCGCCGACTTTCCCGCTGGCGTGCCCCAGGCGGACCGCGAGCGGCTGGCGGCGGCCGGGCGCGCGGCCATCCAGGAGGGGGTCGTCGCCGGCTACCGCGACTTCCTGGCGTTCATCCAGCGCGAGTACGTTCCCGGTGCGCGCCGCGGCATCGGCGCGTCGGAGCTGCCCAACGGGCGCGCCCTCTACGCCCAGCGGGTGCGCAGCTACACCACGCTGGACCTGACGCCTGACCAGGTGCACGAGACCGGCCTGCGCGAGGTGGCCCGCATCCGCGCGCGCATGGACTCGCTGATGCGCGCCACCGGCTTCGCGGGCACCTTCCCCGAGTTCGTCCACTTCCTGCGCACCGACCCGCGATTCTACGTCGCCACCCCCCAGGCGCTGCTGGAGCGCACCTCGCTGGTCCTCAAGCGCATGGACGGCGAGCTGCCGCGCCTGTTCACCCGTCTGCCGCGCATGCCGTACGGCATCAAGGAGATCCCGGCCTACATCGCGCCGCGTACGACCACGGCGTACTACTCGCGCCCCTCCGGCGACGGCACCCGGGCGGGCACGTACTGGGTGAACACCTACGACCTGCCCAGCCGGCCCACGTACGAAATCGAGGCGCTGTCGTTCCACGAGGCCGTGCCGGGGCACCACCTGCAGATCGCGCTTCAGCAGGAGCTGGAGGGGCTGCCGCGGTTCCGCCGGTTCGCCAGCTTTACGGCGTTCGTCGAGGGATGGGCGCTGTACGCCGAGCAGCTGGGCTACGAGACGGGCTTCTACCAGGACCCGTACAGCCAGTTCGGCCAGCTGACGTACGAGATGTGGCGCGCGTGCCGCCTGGTGGTGGATACGGGGATGCACTGGAAGGGGTGGACGCGGCAGCAGGCCATCGACTTCATGGCCGCCAACAGCGCGCTCACCCTGCTGAACATCACCAACGAGGTAGACCGCTACATCGCCTGGCCCGGGCAGGCGCTGGCGTACAAGACGGGGCAGATGAAGATCAGCGAGCTGCGCGCCGAGGCGCAGGCGGCGCTGGGGCCCCGCTTCGACGTGCGCCGGTTCCACGACGTGGTGCTGGGCTCCGGCTCGGTGCCCCTGACGGTGCTGGAGGAAAACGTCCGTGCGTGGATCGCGGCCGAGCGATAGCGGGGGCCAGGATCGCATCACCGCATGAAGCCCCACCGGTGTTGCTGTAAAGTGCGTTGCGCGAGAAGGCCCCGGAGCGAACTGCTCCGGGGCCTTCTCGCGTCTGCTGCCAGCGTCGCCGCGCGGCAGGAATGCCTCACGGCGGCACCTTCACGACCAGTGTGCGCATTCCCGCGTATAGGCGGCTCTCGGTATGCCACGTAACCGTCACCCCCACCGTGGCAGGCCCGCGTGGTAAATCGAGGGTAAAAGCCACCTGGGACGGCCCTTGGCGCTCTATTGAATGGGCGTCCTGAGGAACACGGACCTGGAGCTGCGTGCATTCCTGGAACCAGACGCATCGAGCAACGACACGCAGGCTGCCGGTCGCGGTCACGGTGTCGTTGGAACTGGCCGGTTCCACGAACCGGACCACCGGGTCCGTCTCATTCAATATGGTGAATGAGAACGTCCCTATGTTTCCACTCGCGTCCGTCGCCAGGATTTGCGCTGGAAGGTGCCCCATGGGTAGATCGTAGGCCGCTATTGAACCAGACCAATGCGAGGGCAGATCGTTATAGGGATCCGGGGGGAGAAACTTCATTGCCGTGCTGCGCCCGGAGAGCGTGAAGCGCGCGGCGCTGATGCCGCCCCCTGCGGACCGGATGAGTGCCGAGGCATCCGCATGAGAGTTAGCGTATCCCTGCGACCCACGTTTTTTCAGGATTACCAGCGACATTCCGCCGTTCACGTGGATCTCTCTCCAGCGCCCCACGGCCCCGGCACGTGCATCCAGCGTGAAACTTCCCCGCTCGCTCATCATCACCGTTGCCTCGGCCCATCCGTCCGGTCCCGTGTGCGAGTCGGCGGCGGTTAGTGTGCCTCCGCTGCCACCCAGCGCCCACTCCACGGGAAAGTTCGGGATCGGGATCTTGGAATAATCGCGCACCTCGAAACGCCATTTCACAACCTGCCCGCCGACCATCATGTCGGGGCCGGTGAGTTGCCCGGTGGAGGGGAGTTGCAGGCGCGCGTTGAACCGGACCGGGCCCAGCGTTCCCGCCGTCGCCTGAAGTGCCTGGGCTCCCGAAGCGCCGAGCGTCCACGCGACCGTGGCGGTGCCTTCGGTTCCCGTCTGCGTGGACGAGGCGGAGAGAGTGCCTCCCCCGGAGAGCACGGACCAGGTAACCGTGACGCCCGCCACCGCGTTTCCATGCTGGTCCACCACGGTTACGTGAGGACCGTCCCGCACGGGAGAGCCGGGAATTGCGAGAAGCACCGCGTCGGGGGACGGCCCGTACAGCGTGGCGGCATCACCTGCGCGCGCGACGGCCTCGAAGGTGGCCGCCAGCCTCGGCGAACGCGACTCCGCCCCCTCGATCTGCACGCGAGCGCTCACCCGCTGCGGTTCCGCGGCGACGGTCCCCAGAATCCAGCGGACACTCGCATTTCCGGCGCGATCGGTCGTGGCCGCCTGCTCCGCAAGGGTGCCGCCCCCGGAAACCGCCCGGAAGGACACGCGTGTGCCGGGAACGGGACGGCCCAAGGGATCGGTGACTCGCACCACCAGAGGCTCCGGAAGGGCGCTTCCCGCGGTCTGCTGCTGGCCGTCGCCGGAAACGATGGACAGCCGCGTCGGCGGGCCGTGGCCAGCGCCTGAGGGGATGTCGCACGCCGCCAGGAACATGGCCGCGGCGACGAGAGCAAGGCGGGGCTGCATGGGACGCCTCTTGGCGGGAGGGAAAAAACTGGCCTGATTCGAGAATAGTCCTTCTGAAAAAAGAAATCAAGGAGCGTGTGCTTCGGGACATAGGGCGAGATGTAGGCGCGCGGCGCACGCTTGCGCACCATCCACGACGTGGCGCTGGGCTCCAGCTCGGTACCGCTACCGTCCTCGAAGAGAACGTGCGGGCGTGCATCGCATCGCACCTGTGAGCCCGACGCGGCTGACCGCGCGGACGAGAACGGGGCCCGGAGCGATTCGCTCCGGGCCCGTTCTGATTCAGGCGCGACCGAGGTGATCAACCAGGATCGATCACCAGTTGCGGGTACAGCGACTGATCGTTCAGATGGCCCAGCGAGCCCTCGCCCCAGCAGTAGACGAAGCCGTCGGATGCAATGCCGCACGCGTGATTGCGCCCGATCGACAGCTGGCCGAACTGCCTCCCCCGCTGCACGATTACGGGCGTCGCGGAGGTGGTGCCGGGTTCGTCACGGGTTCCGTTCCCGAACTGGCCACTGCCATTGTTGCCCCAGCAGACAGCCTGGCCACCCGTGGTCGTTCCGCAGACGGTGTACAGGCCGGAGGTGATCGACCTGAACGTGTGCCCCCCGGCTACCGCCGTCGGCGTGGTCCGCTCGCCGCCCTTCGTCCCGATCCCAATCTGGCCGTACGAGTTGTTGCCCCAGCAGTACGCTGCCCCGTCCGCGGCCAGGCCGCAGGAGGTGTCGTAGCCCAGCGCCAGCGTTCTGAAGCGCACCTGTCCCGACACTGCCACAGGCGCGTTGTGGCAACTCCGCCCGATGATGTCCTGCGTCGGTGTGACGCAGCGGTCCGGTGCCACACCGACTTCTCCCGACATGTTCAGGCCCCAGCAGTAAGCACTCCCGTCGGCGACGAGCCCGCACGCATGATGGTCTCCCGCCGCGATCGACGTGAACGAGTGGCCACCGCTCACCGGCTGCGGCGTCGAGGCATTCTCCCACTGCCCGTTGCCGAGCGTCCCATCGCCGCCGGCGCCCCAGCAGAACGCGCGGCCGTCGCCGGTCAGCCCGCAGGCAAAGTACCCGCCCAGCGCGAGCTCGGTGAACTGACGCCCTCCCGACACCGCCACCGGCGTGCTGGACGCGGTCTTCGAGCCGTTGCCCAGCTGGCCGGCCCCGTTCAGTCCCCAGCAATACGCTGCGCCGCTGCCCGTCAGCCCGCACGAGAACTGGTTCCCTCCGGCGATCTTCTCGAGCCGGGGCCCGCCCACCGCGACCGGCGT
The genomic region above belongs to Longimicrobium sp. and contains:
- a CDS encoding Ig-like domain-containing protein, with the protein product MQPRLALVAAAMFLAACDIPSGAGHGPPTRLSIVSGDGQQQTAGSALPEPLVVRVTDPLGRPVPGTRVSFRAVSGGGTLAEQAATTDRAGNASVRWILGTVAAEPQRVSARVQIEGAESRSPRLAATFEAVARAGDAATLYGPSPDAVLLAIPGSPVRDGPHVTVVDQHGNAVAGVTVTWSVLSGGGTLSASSTQTGTEGTATVAWTLGASGAQALQATAGTLGPVRFNARLQLPSTGQLTGPDMMVGGQVVKWRFEVRDYSKIPIPNFPVEWALGGSGGTLTAADSHTGPDGWAEATVMMSERGSFTLDARAGAVGRWREIHVNGGMSLVILKKRGSQGYANSHADASALIRSAGGGISAARFTLSGRSTAMKFLPPDPYNDLPSHWSGSIAAYDLPMGHLPAQILATDASGNIGTFSFTILNETDPVVRFVEPASSNDTVTATGSLRVVARCVWFQECTQLQVRVPQDAHSIERQGPSQVAFTLDLPRGPATVGVTVTWHTESRLYAGMRTLVVKVPP
- a CDS encoding DUF885 domain-containing protein; translated protein: MRRLLPTLAALTLATLAQPASAQTAAQRLEQLFADEWEFRLRENPTFATGLGDTRFNDRLDPASLADVQRQTEENRRFLARLRAIPRDSLDPGARIDYDIFARQKEETIQEVELGLHLVPITNREGFHTWFPELGENVPLATVRDYENYIARLRAFRPWVADHVNLMREGIRRGMVLPSVSLQGIEGTIQPHVVDDPTKSLLWAPFADFPAGVPQADRERLAAAGRAAIQEGVVAGYRDFLAFIQREYVPGARRGIGASELPNGRALYAQRVRSYTTLDLTPDQVHETGLREVARIRARMDSLMRATGFAGTFPEFVHFLRTDPRFYVATPQALLERTSLVLKRMDGELPRLFTRLPRMPYGIKEIPAYIAPRTTTAYYSRPSGDGTRAGTYWVNTYDLPSRPTYEIEALSFHEAVPGHHLQIALQQELEGLPRFRRFASFTAFVEGWALYAEQLGYETGFYQDPYSQFGQLTYEMWRACRLVVDTGMHWKGWTRQQAIDFMAANSALTLLNITNEVDRYIAWPGQALAYKTGQMKISELRAEAQAALGPRFDVRRFHDVVLGSGSVPLTVLEENVRAWIAAER